A window of Gloeothece verrucosa PCC 7822 genomic DNA:
CGCTATGCCTCTTTTGTCTTTACGGGATTATTAAGTTGGAATTGGTTTCAAACCTCGCTTTATCAGGCCACAGGGGTCATTATTGCCAATCGTCCCCTGGTTCGTCAGCCCGGTTTTCCGATGGCAATTTTACCCGTCGTGATTACTACCACAGGTTTGATTCATTTTATCTTAGCCTTACCTGTATTAATTATGTTTTTGCTCTGGGATGGGGTACAGTTAACACCAGTAGCATTTTACTTGCCTATTTTACAATTAATTCAATTTGCGCTGACAGTGACTTTGTCTTATTTATTAGCCGCCCTCAATGTCACTTTTCGGGATACTCAGCATACTTTAGGGGTTTTGTTACAATTATTGTTTTATCTGGTTCCCATTTTTTATGATGATACCAGCGTGAAAAATATCCCCCTAATCTACTACTTCAATCCAATGGTTCAGATGGTGAAAGCTTATCGAGATATTTTGATGCAAGGAACACAGCCAGACTGGACCGCTTTGTTAATCATGAGTTTGGTGATCGTGGTATGTTTACCATTGGGTTTAGCCTATTTTCGCCGACAGAGCTTAAGCTTCGTCGAGGAGATTTAAGATGTCAGACATTATTATTGTAGATCAAGTCGGAAAACGTTATCGCCGCTACCATGAGTCAAAACCCCGCACCATTATGGAGGCGGCTTTAGCAGGGTTTCGTAAACTCAAAGCCATTGAGGAATTTTGGGCTTTACGACACATTAGCTTTACCGTAGCACCCGGGGAAATGGTGGGAATTATCGGCCAAAATGGGGCCGGTAAATCAACATTATTACAACTCATCGGCGGCGTTGGCCGTGTTGATGAAGGACGGATCAAAATTAAGGGAAAAATCGGTGCTTTACTCGACCTAGGGGCCGGGTTTTCCTCAGATTTAACCGGACGAGAAAATGTCTTTGTCAGTGGCGTGGTTGCCGGCTTAACGCGTGGGGAAGTGGCTAGACGACTAGATGACATTGTCGCTTTTGCTGAATTAGAAGAATCCATTGATAATCCTGTCAGAACCTATAGCACTGGGATGATGATGCGCTTAGCTTTTGCAACGGCCATTCATACTGAACCAGATATTTTGTTAATTGATGAATTCTTGTCAGTAGGCGATTTAGCTTTTCAAGGAAAATGTCTAGAACGAATCGCTCACTTAAAAGCTCAAGGCTGTGCTATTGTTTTAGTCTCTCATAGCACTGACCAAGTTCAAGAATTATGCGATCAGGTTCTTTGGCTACGTCATGGCGTAGCTGTCGCTTATGGAACCCCCGAAGTGATTATTGGGCAATATGTCAGTGAAATGCGTACAGAAACTATTTCTAGAACGCCTGAACGACCTCCCCAATTAACTAAATCGGGTTTAGAACTTCGCGTTAATGAGAATCGTTTTGGCTCTTTAGAAGTAGAAATTACTGATGTACGTCTATTGCCATCGGCTAAAATTGAAAGCGGCGAACCTCTATTTATTGAAATTGACTATTTATGTTCACAAGCGCTCAATAATCCTATTTTTGGGGTAACGATTAGCCGAGAAGATCATCAAGTTTGTTTTGAAACCAGCACCGCCAGCCAACAGAAGTTATTAACAACTATTCAAGGTCAAGGCACAATCAAATTAGCCATTGATCGTTTAGATTTAATCGTAGGTCAATATTATATTGATGTCGGGATCTATGAGTCTAATTGGTCTTACGCTTATGATTATCACTGGCACGTTTATTATTTAACCATTGAAGGAATGACTAGCACCCAGGGCTTTCTTAATCCCCCTCATGTCTGGAAGGTGGAAACCCATGAGCCGCCTGAGTTCAATAAACTTGTCAGAGAAAAACGCTACCAGTCATGATTAGACCTCTTGCATTAATCAAATTTTCTTAGGGTTCTGTTTCCGGATTAGATGTTATCTATTCCCTTTATTGACCAGTTTTTGTGAATATGGCAAGAAATCTATTTTGTTATGATAAAACCCACTTAAAAAAAATTTTTGACTTAACTGATGAGTTATAGTAAAATTAGAGATGAATTTTCACAAAAAAATAAAATTTATTTAAAGATTATTTTTTAGTTTAAGGAATTGTAACTATGATTACATTCATTGGCTCCGCCTTGGTTTGGTGTCCTAATATTGTCCTGCAAATATGTATGTAGGATAAAAATACAGAAGGTATACCAATTATAAAAATAAATTTTCAAAGGATAAATAATGGTGAAATCTAAACAGCAGATCTTAAGATATATAGTATGTGGAGTTATTACCGCTATTTTTAATGTTGTATTCATTTATATTCTTATTGAAACCTTTAAAATAAATACTCCCGTATTTCGCAATATCGCTAATCTTGTTGCTATTGAAATCTCTTTGCTTTTTAGTTTTTTTGTATATAAAACTTGGGTTTGGAGCAGCTATAAATCAAGCAGGAAAGAAATTTTATGGAAACAGATCCCCCGTTATCATATTTCTTGTGGCGTAGTTGTGGTTAGCCGAATTTTTTTAATCTTTCCAATTTTAGACTGGCTCAAGGTTAATTATCAAATTAATACTTTAATAGGAATCGCCTTGGGGTCTGTTATTAACTATATCATTAGTGATAAATGGGTTTTTAACAACAAAACAAATACAAATTTTTAATAAACTTAACCAAGATTTTTAATTTTAAAAATAAGTATTTCGGCATCAATAAACCTTCTGTGTAAAAAAATGTAAAAACCTCTGTTAAGTACCTGGACATAAATAAAGCTTTCTGTATTAAGAAATGTAAAACTCTCCTAATTCTTACCCATTGTCCTTTCCCCCTTCCCCTTTGCCCAATCTCACAGTTAACTTTAATTTTGTCCACCTACTTAGCTTGCCACACAGTTAACTTTGCTTTTGTCCAGCTACTTATAAAAAAAAATCTTAACACATTACACATATATAAGTTATTCCTTTACACAAAAAATATAGATAAAATGTGAATTTTTAATTATAATTATCCTATCTAGCAAATTTTATCAACAAGAGTTGTTAATTTTTTCAGGAAGGTTTATCAATTTTTATTTAATCTAAATCAACCTATTAAAGGAGACTATTAAATGCTAAAATCAAATTCTATTACAGCGCAATCTCTGCAAGATGAAGCCGATATTCGCCTCTGTAAAATTTTAGGAGATCGAGAGCAATACCGAGATAGATACTGGAAAAAAAGCGATCCTATTTATCAAGATAGACTTCTTTGGAGGGCACAAAGCTTCCGTCAAATGGTTCATTTAATTCCCGGTCAAACCATTTTAGAAATTGGCTGTGGAGAAGGTCTTTTTACAGAACAGCTTCTTAAAGTATCTCGTGGAGAAAATCCCATCACAGCAGTTACTTTTGCCGGACTCCCTAAACCTGATAATTTCCCTTCTAATGTTGAGTTTTTGAATAAAATTTCTATTCCAGGAGAGCTTGAAGGACGAGGTTTTGATTTAATCGTTGCTATGGATTTATTAGATAAGCGAAATAGTGCTTGGTTTTTGCAAAAAGTTGATGAATTGCTTAATCCAGGTGGACAAGTGATCTTTTATGAAAGTAATCCTTGGAATATCTTTTTAAGAATGCGCCGCTTTATTGCTCAATTTTTTGGGCGAAAAGACCCTCGAAAACTTCTCAACCGTCCAGAATTATATGAACTGATCTCCGAAATTGGTTTTATCAGAGTTTTCGCCATTTTCAACGATTTTGTCTATGCTCCTCTTACTAAAGAATTAATCTGGTTATTAAGAAATCTTTCTATTATTTTAGAAAATACTCCAGGGATAAAAACACTAGCCGGTTCAATTCTCATCCATGCTCAAAAACCGCCAAGGATAGTAGAGCGCCCGCAAATATCTTTATGTGAACATGAACAATTACGGGGAGCAATTTCTGTGGTGATTCCCTGTCATAATGAAGAGATGAATATTGAACCTTTAGTTAAGCGGCTAAAAGGCTTTTTTGGAGATTATCTTCATGAAATTATTCCTGTAGATGATAATAGTCGAGATAGAACTCGAGAAGTAATTCAACGTTTAGCCGATGAAGATCCCTTAATTAAACCTGTTTTCCGAGTCCCTCCCAATGGGGTAGGAAGAGCATTACAAGATGGCTATCGAGCGGCAACAGGGCGTTATATTTTATCAATGGATTGTGATTTTCAGCATCTTCTACCAGAAATACGCGATTTATTAGATATGGCGGCACTTGGATATGATGTAGTAGTGGGCAGCCGTTTTTCTCGTCATAGCGTACTACTTAATTATCCTTTACCAAAAATCATTGTTAATCGAGGATTTCATCTTTTAGCACAAATTTTATTACTTCGTCCGTTTCGAGACTTGACAAATAACCTGAAACTGATGCGTCGAGAAGTGGTTGAAAACCTCAATTTGACTCAACCTGGATTTGCAATTAATGCAGAGACAGGTCTTCAACCTTTATTGATGAATTATTCAATTATTGAAGTTCCGATTTCTTGGATTAATCGAACGCCAGATATGGGAGTTTCTTCATTTCGATTAGTAAAAGTAGGAGGAGGATATTGGGAAGTTTTGTTACACCTTTTTCTGAAAAAATATTTTAATATAGGTCGCTACTCTACTCAAAAAAAACCCTAATAAAATATTATAAATAATGAAAAATAAATCTGATAGAAACGCCATCATTTTTGTTGTGAGTATCTGGTTAATCATGTTGTTCATGGCTATCACCTGTCTTGTCAGTTATGGTAGAAATATTCCACTATCTGAAGATTGGTTGATGGTTGGTCCATTGACCGGAAATGAACCTAATTTATTAACTTGGCTTTGGTCGCAAAACGGTGAACATCGTATTCCTTTACCCCGCTTAATTTTGCTCACTTTGCTGAAAATTACTCATGGCAATTTTCGGGTAGGAATGTTCCTAAATGTGTTTACTTTAGCCGCCATGTCTTTAGCTTCGATTTTAGTAGCTCGAAAGCTACGTCAGAACAAAACTGACTATATAGATGCTTTTTTCCCAATTATTATGCTTAATTTGGGAAACTGGGCTGATATGTTTTGGAGTTGGCAGTTTACTCAAATCTTACCCACAGCTTTAGGGCAAGTTATCTTACTTAGTCTGCTCTGCCAACCGACTCTATCAACACCAAGCTCAGCC
This region includes:
- a CDS encoding ABC transporter permease, with product MKITQTSLFRRRLIQQWDLLRELVSRDMKLLYKRSFLGIAWTLINPLLQLAVFAFVFQAVIPINIPRYASFVFTGLLSWNWFQTSLYQATGVIIANRPLVRQPGFPMAILPVVITTTGLIHFILALPVLIMFLLWDGVQLTPVAFYLPILQLIQFALTVTLSYLLAALNVTFRDTQHTLGVLLQLLFYLVPIFYDDTSVKNIPLIYYFNPMVQMVKAYRDILMQGTQPDWTALLIMSLVIVVCLPLGLAYFRRQSLSFVEEI
- a CDS encoding ABC transporter ATP-binding protein; the encoded protein is MSDIIIVDQVGKRYRRYHESKPRTIMEAALAGFRKLKAIEEFWALRHISFTVAPGEMVGIIGQNGAGKSTLLQLIGGVGRVDEGRIKIKGKIGALLDLGAGFSSDLTGRENVFVSGVVAGLTRGEVARRLDDIVAFAELEESIDNPVRTYSTGMMMRLAFATAIHTEPDILLIDEFLSVGDLAFQGKCLERIAHLKAQGCAIVLVSHSTDQVQELCDQVLWLRHGVAVAYGTPEVIIGQYVSEMRTETISRTPERPPQLTKSGLELRVNENRFGSLEVEITDVRLLPSAKIESGEPLFIEIDYLCSQALNNPIFGVTISREDHQVCFETSTASQQKLLTTIQGQGTIKLAIDRLDLIVGQYYIDVGIYESNWSYAYDYHWHVYYLTIEGMTSTQGFLNPPHVWKVETHEPPEFNKLVREKRYQS
- a CDS encoding GtrA family protein — encoded protein: MVKSKQQILRYIVCGVITAIFNVVFIYILIETFKINTPVFRNIANLVAIEISLLFSFFVYKTWVWSSYKSSRKEILWKQIPRYHISCGVVVVSRIFLIFPILDWLKVNYQINTLIGIALGSVINYIISDKWVFNNKTNTNF
- a CDS encoding glycosyltransferase encodes the protein MLKSNSITAQSLQDEADIRLCKILGDREQYRDRYWKKSDPIYQDRLLWRAQSFRQMVHLIPGQTILEIGCGEGLFTEQLLKVSRGENPITAVTFAGLPKPDNFPSNVEFLNKISIPGELEGRGFDLIVAMDLLDKRNSAWFLQKVDELLNPGGQVIFYESNPWNIFLRMRRFIAQFFGRKDPRKLLNRPELYELISEIGFIRVFAIFNDFVYAPLTKELIWLLRNLSIILENTPGIKTLAGSILIHAQKPPRIVERPQISLCEHEQLRGAISVVIPCHNEEMNIEPLVKRLKGFFGDYLHEIIPVDDNSRDRTREVIQRLADEDPLIKPVFRVPPNGVGRALQDGYRAATGRYILSMDCDFQHLLPEIRDLLDMAALGYDVVVGSRFSRHSVLLNYPLPKIIVNRGFHLLAQILLLRPFRDLTNNLKLMRREVVENLNLTQPGFAINAETGLQPLLMNYSIIEVPISWINRTPDMGVSSFRLVKVGGGYWEVLLHLFLKKYFNIGRYSTQKKP